The following proteins come from a genomic window of Tepidiforma thermophila:
- the argS gene encoding arginine--tRNA ligase, producing MPDTRTIRTHLESIVAEAARAAISAGDLPDVAIPGAAIERPKDAANGDFASTLPLRLARAAMRPPLEIAQAIAKHIPADPAIEPASVAPPGFVNFRLSVPFLQQQVEHIIAAGQAYADLELGAGRSAQVEFVSANPTGPLHVGNGRGAAIGDALANALAAAGYRVEREYYINDAGTQTDYFAETLYARYQQLFGRDVPIPPDGYPGEYMVELAREVKERHGDAFLRPPGEPMPPELGALGIELMVARIRATLERFGVRYDRWYSEKSLYQPGGAYEQAMAILRQAGMLVEREGALWFASSELGEDKDNVVVRSDGRPTYYASDIAYHWEKFIRRGFDLVVDVWGADHHGHVSRLKTATRAVGADPEALHILLYQLVTLKRGGEVVRLSKREGEIITLDELIDEVGTDAARFFFLLRSPGAQMDFDLDLAVRQSSENPVYYVQYAHARLCSILERAKEQGLTPEGGDVARLTAPHELALIREMMRLADVIETVATRFEPQHLPHYAQDLATAFHAFNDAFKQQNDPGLKVITDDEALSRARLRLVLAARIALARVLGLMGMSAPERM from the coding sequence ATGCCCGACACGCGAACCATCCGGACCCATCTCGAATCGATCGTCGCTGAGGCGGCCCGCGCCGCTATCTCCGCCGGCGACCTCCCCGATGTCGCCATCCCCGGGGCCGCCATTGAACGGCCGAAGGACGCCGCGAACGGCGACTTCGCATCGACGCTGCCGCTCCGCCTGGCCCGCGCTGCAATGCGGCCGCCGCTTGAGATCGCCCAGGCGATTGCGAAGCACATCCCCGCCGACCCCGCCATCGAACCGGCGTCGGTCGCCCCGCCGGGGTTTGTCAACTTCCGCCTGTCGGTCCCCTTCCTCCAGCAGCAGGTCGAGCACATCATCGCAGCGGGTCAGGCCTATGCGGATCTCGAGCTGGGCGCCGGGCGATCGGCCCAGGTTGAGTTCGTCTCGGCCAATCCGACGGGACCCCTGCATGTGGGGAACGGGCGCGGCGCAGCCATCGGGGATGCGCTGGCTAACGCTCTCGCCGCCGCGGGGTATCGGGTTGAGCGCGAGTACTACATCAACGACGCCGGCACGCAAACGGACTACTTCGCCGAGACCCTGTACGCCCGGTACCAGCAGCTCTTTGGGAGAGATGTCCCCATTCCGCCTGACGGCTATCCCGGGGAGTACATGGTGGAGCTGGCGCGCGAGGTGAAGGAGCGCCACGGCGATGCCTTTCTGCGTCCCCCGGGCGAACCCATGCCGCCCGAACTCGGCGCACTCGGCATCGAGCTGATGGTAGCCCGCATCCGGGCGACGCTCGAACGGTTCGGCGTGCGGTATGACCGCTGGTACTCCGAAAAGTCCCTCTACCAGCCGGGCGGCGCCTACGAGCAGGCGATGGCCATCCTGCGCCAGGCCGGGATGCTCGTCGAACGCGAAGGGGCGCTCTGGTTCGCCTCGAGTGAACTCGGGGAGGACAAAGACAACGTCGTCGTGCGTTCCGACGGCCGGCCAACCTACTACGCCAGCGACATCGCCTACCACTGGGAAAAATTCATCCGCCGCGGCTTTGACCTCGTGGTCGACGTTTGGGGGGCAGACCACCACGGGCATGTTTCGCGGCTCAAAACCGCCACCCGCGCGGTCGGTGCCGACCCCGAGGCGCTCCACATCCTGCTCTACCAGCTCGTCACCCTGAAGCGGGGCGGCGAGGTCGTCCGGCTGTCGAAGCGTGAGGGGGAGATCATCACCCTCGATGAGCTGATCGATGAGGTCGGGACGGACGCTGCCCGCTTCTTCTTCCTGCTCCGCTCGCCCGGGGCGCAGATGGATTTCGACCTCGACCTCGCGGTTCGCCAGTCGTCGGAGAACCCTGTGTATTATGTCCAGTACGCGCACGCGCGTCTCTGCTCGATCCTCGAGCGCGCGAAGGAGCAGGGGCTGACGCCGGAAGGCGGCGACGTCGCCCGCCTCACGGCGCCGCACGAGCTGGCGCTCATCCGCGAGATGATGCGGCTGGCTGACGTCATCGAAACGGTCGCCACGCGCTTTGAGCCGCAGCACCTCCCCCACTACGCCCAGGACCTCGCCACCGCGTTCCACGCCTTCAACGACGCCTTCAAGCAGCAAAACGACCCCGGGCTGAAGGTCATCACGGATGACGAGGCGCTCAGCCGGGCCCGGCTCAGGCTCGTGCTCGCAGCACGGATCGCGCTTGCCCGGGTCCTCGGGCTTATGGGGATGTCTGCCCCCGAGCGGATGTAA
- a CDS encoding DUF402 domain-containing protein yields the protein MDVRTARARPGARVLLRATKYDGTAHWLQPFRVLSDDGNLLVTAYRARTPIYTSRGEFRSPYDSIVYFWRDRWYNVFRLSRPGCRTALWYCNVTTPPTFDGCQIGYIDLDLDVKVYPGGCIELLDEDEFEAHRVAYGYPEHVVANARRAAEEVARLAREHRFPFSCG from the coding sequence ATGGACGTCCGAACAGCGCGGGCCCGCCCGGGCGCCAGGGTGCTCCTCAGGGCAACGAAGTACGACGGCACCGCCCACTGGCTCCAGCCGTTCCGGGTACTCTCCGATGACGGCAACCTCCTCGTCACGGCCTACCGCGCGCGCACGCCCATCTACACATCCCGCGGGGAGTTCCGTTCCCCATACGATTCCATCGTCTATTTCTGGCGCGACCGCTGGTACAACGTCTTTCGCCTCTCCCGCCCGGGCTGCCGCACCGCGCTCTGGTACTGCAACGTCACCACACCGCCCACGTTCGACGGGTGCCAGATTGGCTATATCGACCTCGACCTCGATGTGAAGGTCTACCCCGGCGGCTGCATCGAGCTGCTCGACGAAGACGAATTCGAAGCGCACCGGGTCGCCTACGGCTATCCCGAGCATGTCGTGGCGAACGCCCGGAGGGCGGCGGAGGAAGTCGCGCGGCTCGCCCGGGAGCACCGGTTCCCGTTTAGTTGCGGATGA
- a CDS encoding DUF309 domain-containing protein, with protein sequence MVARRKRFVTKQVTVPEAFARYCADFNSGRFYEAHEHLEEIWQFEHGPVRDLYKALIQAAAAYVHLQRGRYPGASRLLRTALGYLEPYRPGPAMGFDTEGIWRALDGARELLEELGPGGVERFPLAQRPVMDFDASALPAEARRWRAWGFDEEGRPLAMDITVPA encoded by the coding sequence GTGGTCGCGCGGCGCAAGCGGTTCGTGACGAAACAGGTGACGGTTCCCGAGGCGTTCGCGCGCTACTGCGCTGACTTCAATTCCGGGCGCTTCTACGAGGCCCACGAACACCTGGAAGAGATTTGGCAGTTCGAGCATGGCCCGGTCCGGGACCTCTACAAGGCGCTGATCCAGGCGGCCGCAGCGTACGTTCACCTCCAGCGCGGCAGGTACCCCGGCGCAAGCAGGCTCCTCCGGACGGCACTCGGCTACCTCGAACCCTATCGTCCGGGGCCGGCGATGGGGTTCGACACGGAAGGCATCTGGCGCGCGCTCGACGGAGCTCGCGAGCTGCTCGAAGAGCTTGGTCCGGGCGGCGTGGAGCGGTTTCCCCTTGCGCAGCGGCCGGTGATGGATTTCGATGCATCCGCCCTTCCCGCTGAGGCCCGGCGGTGGCGCGCGTGGGGTTTCGACGAGGAGGGCCGTCCCCTGGCGATGGACATCACGGTCCCCGCCTGA
- a CDS encoding ABC transporter ATP-binding protein, giving the protein MTQHAADDVVIDARDLVKTYDTGTVQVQALRGVNLQVRRGEMVAIMGPSGCGKTTLLNCLSGLDEFDSGTVLIAGHDIAHMPDDRKTEFRAREMGFVFQTYNLLPVLSAVENVELPLIVSGTKPKEAREKALQALDRVNLRAWANQRPGQLSGGQRQRVTIARALVNHPSIVWADEPTGALDSKTANEIMDLIVELNATEQQTCVIVTHDPKVAARCHRTIHMADGVIVREYSREAMRALVAAGGGAE; this is encoded by the coding sequence ATGACCCAACACGCAGCGGACGATGTCGTGATCGATGCTCGGGACCTGGTTAAGACCTACGACACGGGTACCGTGCAGGTGCAGGCGCTTCGCGGCGTCAATCTGCAGGTGCGCCGCGGCGAAATGGTCGCAATCATGGGCCCATCGGGCTGCGGCAAGACGACCTTGCTCAACTGCCTGTCAGGCCTCGATGAGTTCGACAGCGGCACGGTGCTCATTGCCGGCCACGACATCGCCCACATGCCCGACGACCGGAAAACCGAGTTCCGTGCCCGGGAGATGGGGTTCGTCTTCCAGACCTACAACCTGTTGCCGGTGCTGAGCGCGGTTGAAAACGTCGAATTGCCGCTCATCGTCTCGGGAACGAAGCCGAAAGAAGCACGCGAAAAGGCGCTCCAGGCGCTCGACCGCGTCAATCTCCGGGCCTGGGCGAACCAGCGACCGGGGCAGCTGTCGGGCGGCCAGCGGCAGCGCGTGACCATCGCCCGGGCGCTCGTCAACCACCCCTCTATCGTCTGGGCCGATGAGCCGACCGGCGCACTGGACTCGAAGACAGCCAACGAAATCATGGACCTGATTGTCGAGCTCAACGCGACCGAGCAGCAGACCTGCGTCATCGTGACCCATGACCCGAAGGTTGCCGCCCGCTGTCATCGCACGATTCACATGGCGGACGGCGTCATCGTACGCGAATACAGCCGCGAAGCGATGCGGGCACTGGTTGCGGCCGGCGGCGGGGCCGAGTAG
- a CDS encoding ABC transporter permease has translation MNELFGVSMTIIASICVAVTLLIFLAIAFIAWRNPVMFKMGLRNIPRRKAQTTLIIVGLMLSTLIMSAAFGTGDTLTSSVSTQVYNILGETDEWISWDAQENPAPQEDQVIPLALVDEWKAKLAGDPDIEAIVPLQRETLPVQNVRTRLNEPSARIVAFRPDDAAALGGLKDLKGNPVELVGRTIAVNEDLAKQLDAREGDQVLLFYRGQPVEFTVVAVTPSNVLSGAVGPFALRGGAVPFDTFAQLTGRGDVADAVAVSNVGGVKDGLERSRAVTARLESLLEGTPYRVVEVKRELVETAELVGSAFTAIFVVFGLFSIAAGILLIFLIFVMLAAERKPEIGMARAVGAKRRQIVESFLSEGMGYDLGSAVVGLFAGMAVTAGMVQVIQYFGGDSLGLDLAISFTLRSMVTAFCLGIIATFLVIFIASWRASRINITAAIRDLPETSPIDPEASTWRGYYRATINGIAAFSLPIGAAFLLFGAPGLLLGVPLMLVGLISPWFYLLRNGDVAAPKARRTGEPAPRWPWLVGIFIPVIGWFLVLPWYAVALILVRLTRDRKPQTLPRWLGIGALAVWPLAFLAAMLQDWRVRVPWTVAAAIAFGIAGVALTYGGLDRDSAFFFLLGVSTVFLWGAVTLRYFGVSERLAFSGTSALLLALWYLPSKWLEPLTGPLEGDIEMFFLSGVVMVTCGVFIVVYNADIVLPAIASLGNRFGRLVPAIKTAVAYPLTSRFRTGMTMAMIGLIMFSLVMMSTINENFAALFLNDESKGGFDVVGTVNENNPIDDIRAALSSAGADTRPIEAVGVARVAYQQEVEVENRDGFVNTEDGKVAPYSSIKLFGVDDGFLAAQELKLKFRAAGYPDDAAVWKALREQPNLALLPADATTAPQGFGGGGNLRLRLKPLTEGFEPFTLNLRDPGTGEVTTVTVIGQLKESADTFFALSSPDFGTGIVVREATLQEAFPAARGELFFLRLAPGTDSEAYAKQVEAALVQASASSLDALLADQQRQQTGFLLVFQGFMGLGLIVGIAALAVIASRAVVERRQQIGMLRAIGYTRRMVALSFLLESAFIAIAGILLGLVLGLSLAWVLFTTEDFFEGSESVSFIVPWLQLAVICAVAFGASILMTVLPARSASRVPVAEALRYE, from the coding sequence ATGAACGAGCTGTTCGGCGTCTCGATGACCATCATCGCCAGTATCTGCGTGGCGGTGACGCTCCTCATCTTCCTTGCGATCGCGTTCATCGCCTGGCGCAACCCGGTGATGTTCAAGATGGGGCTCCGCAACATCCCGCGACGGAAGGCCCAGACGACGCTCATCATCGTCGGCCTCATGCTGTCGACGCTCATCATGAGCGCCGCGTTTGGCACCGGCGATACCCTCACCTCCTCCGTCAGCACGCAGGTTTACAACATCCTTGGTGAGACGGATGAGTGGATCTCGTGGGATGCACAGGAGAACCCGGCTCCGCAGGAAGACCAGGTCATCCCGCTGGCGCTCGTCGACGAATGGAAAGCGAAGCTCGCGGGTGACCCCGACATTGAAGCCATCGTCCCGCTCCAGCGCGAGACGCTTCCTGTCCAGAACGTGCGCACCCGCCTCAACGAGCCGTCAGCGCGCATTGTGGCCTTCCGGCCGGATGACGCTGCGGCGCTCGGCGGGCTGAAGGACCTCAAGGGCAACCCGGTTGAACTGGTCGGCCGGACGATCGCCGTCAACGAAGACCTGGCAAAGCAGCTGGATGCCAGGGAGGGCGACCAGGTCCTGCTCTTCTACCGGGGCCAGCCGGTCGAATTCACGGTGGTCGCAGTCACCCCGTCGAATGTTCTCTCCGGGGCGGTGGGCCCGTTCGCGCTCCGCGGCGGCGCGGTTCCGTTCGACACCTTTGCCCAGCTGACCGGCCGCGGCGACGTGGCCGACGCCGTCGCAGTGTCCAACGTCGGCGGTGTCAAGGACGGGCTGGAACGCTCGCGTGCCGTGACTGCCCGGCTGGAATCCCTGCTTGAGGGAACGCCCTACCGCGTCGTAGAGGTGAAGCGGGAACTCGTTGAAACGGCCGAACTCGTCGGTTCGGCGTTTACGGCCATCTTCGTCGTCTTTGGGCTGTTTTCCATCGCCGCCGGCATCCTGCTCATCTTCCTCATCTTCGTGATGCTCGCCGCGGAACGGAAGCCCGAGATCGGGATGGCCCGGGCCGTGGGCGCGAAGCGCCGGCAGATTGTCGAGTCGTTCCTGTCTGAGGGTATGGGGTACGACCTCGGCTCAGCGGTCGTTGGGCTGTTCGCCGGCATGGCGGTCACGGCAGGCATGGTCCAGGTCATCCAGTACTTCGGGGGCGACAGCCTCGGCCTCGACCTGGCCATCAGCTTCACGCTGCGGAGCATGGTGACGGCGTTCTGCCTCGGCATCATCGCCACGTTCCTCGTCATCTTCATCGCCTCGTGGCGGGCGAGCCGCATCAACATCACGGCAGCCATTCGCGATCTGCCGGAGACAAGCCCAATCGACCCGGAGGCATCGACCTGGCGGGGCTACTACCGTGCAACGATCAACGGCATCGCGGCGTTCAGTCTGCCGATCGGCGCGGCATTCCTGCTGTTCGGCGCGCCCGGGCTCCTGCTGGGGGTCCCGCTCATGCTCGTCGGGCTCATCAGCCCCTGGTTCTACCTCCTCCGCAATGGGGACGTGGCCGCGCCGAAGGCCCGGCGCACCGGGGAGCCGGCGCCGAGATGGCCGTGGCTGGTGGGCATTTTCATCCCGGTGATCGGCTGGTTCCTCGTGCTTCCGTGGTACGCCGTCGCGCTGATCCTCGTGCGCCTGACCCGCGACCGCAAGCCGCAAACGCTGCCTCGCTGGCTTGGCATTGGGGCGCTTGCGGTGTGGCCGCTCGCATTTCTCGCAGCGATGCTGCAGGACTGGCGCGTGCGCGTCCCCTGGACCGTTGCGGCGGCCATCGCATTCGGCATCGCCGGCGTCGCGCTCACGTATGGCGGCCTCGACCGGGACAGCGCCTTCTTCTTCCTCCTGGGAGTCTCGACCGTCTTTCTCTGGGGTGCGGTGACCCTCCGTTACTTTGGAGTCTCAGAACGCCTCGCTTTTTCGGGGACAAGCGCACTGCTCCTCGCCCTGTGGTACCTGCCCAGCAAGTGGCTCGAGCCGCTCACCGGGCCGCTCGAAGGAGACATCGAGATGTTCTTCCTGAGCGGCGTCGTGATGGTCACCTGCGGCGTGTTCATCGTCGTGTACAACGCCGACATCGTGCTGCCGGCGATTGCGAGCCTGGGGAACCGCTTCGGACGCCTGGTCCCGGCGATCAAAACTGCAGTGGCCTACCCGCTCACATCGCGGTTCCGCACCGGCATGACGATGGCCATGATCGGACTGATCATGTTTTCGCTCGTAATGATGTCAACCATCAATGAGAATTTCGCCGCACTGTTCCTCAACGATGAGTCGAAAGGCGGCTTCGATGTCGTCGGCACCGTCAACGAGAACAACCCGATCGACGACATCAGGGCAGCGCTGTCCTCCGCCGGTGCCGATACCCGACCGATCGAAGCAGTTGGTGTGGCCCGGGTGGCCTATCAACAGGAAGTCGAGGTCGAAAACCGCGACGGCTTTGTCAACACCGAAGACGGTAAGGTGGCCCCGTACAGCAGCATCAAGCTGTTTGGGGTCGATGACGGCTTCCTCGCCGCACAGGAGCTGAAGCTCAAGTTCCGGGCGGCCGGTTATCCCGATGATGCGGCGGTGTGGAAGGCGCTTCGGGAGCAGCCGAATCTCGCCCTTCTCCCGGCAGACGCCACGACCGCACCCCAGGGATTCGGCGGCGGAGGCAACCTGCGGCTTCGCTTGAAGCCGCTGACGGAAGGGTTTGAGCCGTTCACGCTCAACCTGCGCGACCCGGGGACGGGCGAGGTGACCACCGTTACGGTCATCGGGCAGCTGAAGGAATCTGCCGACACATTCTTCGCGCTCAGCAGCCCGGATTTTGGGACCGGGATCGTGGTCCGCGAGGCCACCCTCCAGGAAGCATTTCCGGCGGCGCGAGGGGAGCTATTTTTCTTGCGCCTCGCGCCGGGCACCGACTCGGAAGCCTACGCGAAGCAGGTCGAGGCGGCCCTGGTGCAGGCGTCAGCCAGTTCGCTCGATGCCCTCCTCGCCGACCAGCAGCGGCAGCAGACCGGGTTCCTCCTCGTCTTCCAGGGATTCATGGGCCTCGGTCTGATCGTCGGCATCGCTGCGCTCGCCGTCATCGCCTCGCGGGCGGTTGTGGAACGCCGTCAGCAGATTGGCATGCTACGGGCGATCGGCTACACCCGGCGCATGGTGGCACTCAGCTTCCTGCTCGAATCCGCCTTTATCGCGATCGCCGGCATCCTGCTTGGTCTCGTTCTTGGACTGTCGCTCGCGTGGGTACTGTTTACGACTGAAGACTTCTTCGAAGGGTCGGAGTCAGTGAGCTTTATCGTCCCCTGGCTGCAACTCGCGGTGATTTGCGCGGTCGCATTCGGGGCGTCGATTCTGATGACCGTCCTCCCGGCGCGGAGCGCGTCGCGCGTGCCAGTCGCGGAGGCCCTCCGCTACGAGTAG
- a CDS encoding VOC family protein produces the protein MVFWATDVGALADFLVAVAGAELRERHPGYAALRLAGSLIEVHADESFRGHPWFHALAREGVARGIGAELVIPVADVAAAYRTALALGAQAIAPPYEFEGRLECEVMGPDGYVFSLWQPWDFATSG, from the coding sequence ATGGTCTTCTGGGCGACCGATGTCGGCGCCCTTGCGGACTTTCTTGTGGCGGTTGCGGGCGCGGAACTGCGTGAACGCCACCCGGGCTACGCGGCGCTGCGTCTCGCCGGATCCCTTATCGAGGTCCATGCCGACGAGTCGTTCCGCGGCCATCCGTGGTTTCATGCGCTTGCCCGCGAAGGCGTGGCCCGTGGCATCGGAGCGGAGCTGGTGATCCCCGTTGCCGACGTAGCCGCCGCGTACCGCACGGCGCTCGCACTCGGCGCTCAGGCCATTGCGCCGCCGTACGAGTTTGAAGGCAGGCTCGAATGCGAGGTCATGGGCCCCGACGGCTATGTCTTCAGTCTATGGCAGCCATGGGACTTCGCTACATCGGGCTGA
- a CDS encoding Zn-ribbon domain-containing OB-fold protein gives MTETQPTIPVPEPDEASRPFFDGAAAGRLMLMRCIDCQTWRLPARQHCDVCLSDRYTWEAASGRGRVRTFGIMHQRYHPAFQVPYNVTVVELDEGPRLPTNLVEVANEDIYVGMSVEVVFERYDDVTLPRFRPVRDL, from the coding sequence ATGACTGAGACTCAGCCGACAATCCCGGTTCCCGAGCCTGACGAAGCCTCGCGTCCATTCTTCGACGGCGCGGCTGCGGGCCGTCTGATGCTGATGCGCTGCATCGACTGCCAGACCTGGCGCCTCCCGGCAAGGCAGCACTGCGACGTCTGCCTCAGCGACCGGTACACATGGGAGGCCGCCAGCGGCCGCGGCCGTGTCCGGACCTTCGGTATCATGCACCAGCGGTACCATCCCGCGTTTCAGGTGCCATACAACGTCACCGTGGTGGAGCTTGACGAGGGCCCCCGGCTGCCCACCAACCTCGTCGAGGTCGCGAACGAAGACATTTACGTCGGCATGTCCGTGGAGGTCGTTTTCGAACGGTACGACGACGTTACGCTGCCGCGTTTCCGGCCAGTCCGGGACTTATGA
- a CDS encoding thiolase family protein, with amino-acid sequence MAHPLRGVAAITGLGMTAMGRIYRSTNELAAEAVATAIADAGLRKDDIDGLLINAGITGTTGGGLTLGLQNYLGLKNLRLLNHMNAAGSTAAQMVQYATMAIHAGMATHVLCVFADAPLKEGTSAGAAYGGAARNPQRPKGMAGLYAAAGYFGANTPYALAARRHMALYGTKQDHLGIIAVGQRQWATMNPLAQMREPITLEDYHASRWIIEPLHLLDCCLVSNGAVAVIVSPAERARDMPQPPVYIHGMGQGHPGDSGRAGSEWETETGARIAAETAYRMAGVGPSDITCCQIYDCYTYTVLVTLEDYGFCKKGEGGPFVEDWKLAPGGSLPTNTGGGELSAYYMWGMTPLSEGIIQGRGHGGERQVKNDVILVTGNGGNLSYHACLILSPHPA; translated from the coding sequence ATGGCGCACCCGCTTCGTGGAGTCGCGGCCATCACCGGGCTTGGCATGACCGCGATGGGCCGCATCTACCGCTCGACCAACGAACTTGCAGCGGAGGCGGTCGCGACAGCCATCGCTGACGCCGGCCTCCGGAAAGACGACATCGACGGCCTGCTCATCAACGCGGGGATCACGGGGACTACGGGCGGCGGCCTGACGCTCGGCCTGCAGAACTACCTTGGGCTGAAAAACCTCCGGTTGCTGAACCACATGAACGCTGCCGGCTCAACGGCGGCACAAATGGTGCAGTACGCCACCATGGCTATCCACGCCGGCATGGCCACCCATGTGCTGTGCGTCTTCGCGGACGCTCCCCTGAAGGAGGGAACGTCGGCCGGGGCGGCCTACGGGGGCGCCGCACGCAACCCCCAGCGGCCGAAGGGCATGGCAGGGCTGTACGCAGCGGCTGGCTATTTCGGCGCCAATACCCCCTACGCGCTCGCTGCACGCCGCCACATGGCCCTCTACGGTACGAAACAGGACCACCTCGGCATCATCGCCGTCGGGCAGCGGCAGTGGGCCACGATGAACCCGCTGGCCCAGATGCGCGAGCCGATCACGCTCGAGGACTACCACGCCTCGCGCTGGATCATCGAGCCGCTCCACCTGCTCGACTGCTGTCTCGTCTCCAACGGGGCCGTGGCGGTCATCGTCAGCCCGGCCGAACGCGCCAGGGACATGCCGCAGCCGCCGGTGTACATCCACGGGATGGGGCAGGGACACCCGGGCGATAGCGGCCGCGCGGGCTCGGAGTGGGAAACCGAGACGGGCGCGCGCATCGCTGCCGAAACCGCGTACCGGATGGCCGGCGTCGGCCCATCCGACATCACCTGCTGCCAGATTTACGACTGCTACACCTACACCGTGCTCGTGACGCTCGAGGATTACGGGTTCTGCAAGAAGGGCGAGGGCGGCCCCTTCGTGGAGGACTGGAAGCTGGCTCCCGGGGGGTCTCTCCCGACAAATACCGGCGGCGGCGAGCTCTCGGCCTATTACATGTGGGGCATGACCCCGCTGAGCGAAGGCATCATCCAGGGACGCGGCCACGGCGGCGAGCGGCAGGTGAAGAACGACGTGATTCTCGTCACCGGGAACGGCGGCAACCTGAGCTACCACGCCTGCCTCATCCTCAGCCCGCACCCGGCCTGA
- a CDS encoding MBL fold metallo-hydrolase, with protein sequence MGNLDFAFVGTGNAFAPGGLCWNGFVADGRYLFEAPPQALQSLNRMGIDANELEAIILSHHHGDHFLGLPFLLLHWKYFGRSRPATIVGPPGTQELAVAIGRSVYPGLFDIVYELRWVELADGESAQVGDLRLTAQRVEHDARLSLNLGYQCELRGRVFAYTGDTGFCEAILEMARTSEVLVAECSSVDEHVPIHLNLIEDIPRLRDVMAPEAHLILTHLTPAVSAATLRNTTIARDLEHYRI encoded by the coding sequence GTGGGGAACCTGGATTTCGCTTTCGTCGGAACCGGCAACGCTTTTGCGCCCGGGGGCCTCTGCTGGAACGGCTTCGTGGCGGATGGCCGCTACCTGTTCGAGGCGCCGCCGCAGGCCCTCCAATCGCTTAACCGGATGGGCATCGACGCGAACGAGCTCGAGGCAATCATCCTCAGCCACCACCACGGCGACCACTTCCTCGGGCTGCCGTTTCTGCTGCTCCACTGGAAGTACTTCGGCCGGTCCCGCCCGGCGACGATCGTGGGCCCGCCCGGCACGCAGGAGCTCGCGGTCGCGATTGGCCGGTCAGTCTACCCCGGGCTGTTCGATATCGTGTACGAGCTTCGCTGGGTGGAACTCGCGGACGGCGAATCTGCGCAGGTCGGGGACCTGCGGCTCACTGCCCAGCGCGTTGAGCACGACGCGCGGCTCAGCCTGAACCTTGGGTACCAGTGCGAGCTTCGCGGCAGGGTGTTCGCCTACACGGGCGACACAGGGTTCTGTGAAGCGATACTGGAAATGGCGCGCACATCGGAGGTGCTGGTGGCGGAATGCTCGTCCGTCGACGAGCATGTGCCAATCCATCTCAACCTCATCGAGGACATCCCGCGGCTCCGCGACGTGATGGCTCCTGAAGCGCACCTCATCCTCACGCACCTGACGCCGGCTGTGTCAGCCGCGACGCTTCGCAACACAACGATTGCTCGCGACCTCGAGCACTACCGTATCTGA